GGCGATCTCTGTCGTGATCGTGGCGTGTCCATGCGCACTTGGCCTAGCAGCTCCTACTGCTATCATGGTCGGGACTGGAGTGGGCGCACAAAATCAGGTTCTGATCAAAGGTGGTGAAGTACTGGAAAAGTTCAACAGCGTTGGGgctttcatcttcgataaaACAGGAACGCTGACTACTGGTCAGATGAAGGTGGAACGATTCTTGCCAAATGGTTCCTTTGAGAACGGCGATGGTCTCTTGGCCTGCATTAGAGCATCTGAAGCGATCAGTGAACACCCTGTGGCAAGAGCGATTGTCCAATActgcgatgagctgctctCCGGAAAGTCTGTGACAGCTAAAGCTCTCAAGGGCGAGATTCATATGGGACAGGGCCTTTCGTGCGAATGTGAACTAGATGGTACCACATACAAGCTGAAAATCGGAAGCAGATCATTGATGCCCTCAGGATTTCAAAATTCGAGCAATTCGGCAACTGAAAATAGGCATGGCTTCACGCTCTGCTACGTTTCTGTCAATGATGTGGTTgttggaaaatttgaacTAGTGGATGACATTAAAAAGGATGCATCTAACACCATTGAATACTTGACCCAGAGAGGCTTCAGCATTTACCTGGTCACGGGAGATAATGCCAGCTCTGCCTTGAAAGTAGCCCAGGCAGTCGGAATCGATATGAATAATATATTCAGTGAAGTCCCTCCTAATGGTAAGTCGGACGTGGTGAAACAGCTGAGGGATGAATTGAATCAAGGAGTGGTTTTTGTCGGCGACGGAATCAATGATTCGCCCGCTCTTGTGACAAGCGATGTCGGGATATCAATCTCTACAGGAACTGATATTGCAATGGAGGCTGCTGACGTTGTTGTTCTGTGCGATACTGAGGCTAAGAATGCGAGCTTGAAAGGCCTAGTGGACGCTTTAGACATTTCCCAACAGACTTTCCGTCGTGTCAAATTGAACCTGTTCTGGGCCTTGTGCTACAACACCTTTATGATACCAATAGCAATGGGTGTTTTGACGCCCTGGCACATCTCATTGCATCCAATGGCCGCTGGTCTTTCTATGGCTCTGAGTTCCGTGAGCGTTGTCATGAGTTCCCTAGCGCTGAAAAGGTGGAAGCCAGTGGATTTCAACACTGTGGACAACAGCCGTTCCTATAAACCGTCATCTTCCTGGCTATCGCGCTTTATGCGCCGCAATAATACACCGACCGCTGAGGACATAGAACTGCAAACTGATCTCCTTCAGCAAAGAAATTGAACCGCTTGGCTCGGTTAGATTTCCGTCATTTTATCCTTTATACTTATATTCTAATATTTTTGAATAATTACTGTCGCGCTAGATATTAAGTTCTTTCAAGTAATCATCGCCAAGATTATGGCTCGCTACAGTGACAAGAGACTGGTAGCAGGTTTTGTTCTCTTACCGTTGAACTGCAGCCGGGTCAATTCAATTGGATGTCTACTGAGGATCATCCACAAAGGCCAGAAAGGGCCACAGAGACTACCTCGAAGAGCGAtgacgttgatgaagatgaggtTGCCCAAGACTGGTCTCACGCTGCCAAACTCTCGGCTAAATCTATGGCTTCCTCTATCCCGAAGAGAGGAGAGAAGGATTATGAACCAGATGGCACCAATTTGCAGGAATTGTTACTTTACAGAGCAAGGGAAGCTATGTTCGACACTTTGGCCAATTCGCCCAGAGGGTCGGTAGTGAGCAATCAAGTGAAAGCATACTACGATCAAGACTATCATGGTGCTGTGATTCCGCATGCGAAGGGAAATTTTCTGCAGACCATGGGAAACGTTGATGAAAAGGGACGGTGTTGGTTGAAGTTCCACGAGTTCGTTTATCTGGCTGAGAGAGGCACAGTTCTTCCCTTCTACTGCAACCAGCGACCGGAAAAACAAGCGGGAAGGTTTGTAGAGGTTCCTCTGAGTATGCAGGATGTCTACTCTCTCTTCAGGAGTCAGGCAGAGATGGATTTGTATTTTGTGTTTGCTCACCTGAAAAGACTTGGCTTCATCGTAACTACATTGGACAAGAAACGGTCTGCGACGGCATCTTTCTATTTAGAAGATGATCCTAATCGTCGAACGGTCGGCGCCATATGGGGTAGTATGTTTGCTTTCCTGAAGCTGGAGACcaactctttgatgaaCGTATTCTTTTATTCATCCTGGAACTTCTTACTGCGAAGGTACACATCAAGCCCACAAATCTATAAAGATCTGAAAAGACTGGTACCGCACCGAGTACCGCCAAAGACTATAGAAGCTCTACGTATGGAAAGAGCACGCCTACAAGCAAATCGCTCAAAAGAGAGGTTTCCCATCGCATTCAATGTCTGGAAGCCCCAGACAAGGTTTAGAAAGAAAAGCCCTGGTCTGCCTGATTTCCAGGTAGTTATACACAGCAAAAACGATGCCGCACAGACATTTCCTTCTTACGTTGACCTGCAGGAGATTTTTTACTCCCTCGATTACAAATTTGAATTTCTCTCAGAAactgatgatgaggagTTTTGGATTAATAACACCTTCATAGGAGGAAGACCTGCAAACATTCCAAAACCAAAACAGGGCCAAACCGACGAATGcaactcatcgaaaaaAGGTGGAAAGAAGGATGTAGCAGCACATGTAAAGCAAGCCCGTCGTCTGAAAAATGGCTATCGGAGCTTTCTGCTTGCCATCATCGACGATGGATTGATCAGTTTCGTCAAAATATCCGAAGCAGACTTCGGATCGGAGGACGTTTGGTTCATCCCATACAAGAGACCTAGGGATAGGAAGGAGGTCAATAAATCCAAAGACTCTTTTGGCAACAAAGGCATTCATACAACCTCGTTGAAATAAATTGTGATGACATAACTGATTGTGTAATGATTGTGTAACTTTAACCACTAAACTTGGAGTACAAGTTCTCGTCGAATACTGACGGCTTATTGTAAAATGATGTTGGATTCTTTTGCAATTCTTGCTCGTCGTAATCCAATGGTTTCGAAACAAATGATGCGGGCGGCTTTGGTGGAACCGGGGGAACTGATGGCCTGCTTTGTGGCGAATTGGAGCTCCAGGCTCCCGGACTTTGATAGCCGAGTGGAGTAGCACCAGCCGGCAGACTACTTATACCCTTCGCGTACGTACGAGGGGGGATTTCAGGTTGTGAATCAGAGATAGATAATTTCTGGAGTTTGTGCCCTGTCGAAAGGAGCTCTTCATTCGATGGGCCAGTTTGGTTATTGTTCGCTTCTGCCTGTGACATCACTAAAAGATCTCTGCTCATCTTTAGCAGTGAATCATAAAAAGCCAACCCTTTAGGAAGGTCATTACAGAATGTTCCGAAATTTTCAAAAGCTACATTCAGTTTGTCAACAAATCCTTTGCATTCTTCAAACGACTCCATTTCAAGTTTCGATGTGTTTTGAAATCCGGAAAGCTTGAAAACCTCATCGAGTTGAAACTTGATATCGTTTATGGTCGAGGTCTGCTTGAATATGGTGGCTTCAATCCTGGAACCGAATGGCTGAAACTTTTCCATTTCGCTTTCAAAAACCTGCTTCAGCTCAGTGTCCATTTTCTTACCATGAAGCAGTAGGATTTTAGTGATGTCATCTTTATTCAATGCCTCTTTCAATTCTCCCAAATTTCTTGAGCGCTCTTCCTTCAATAGTTTCAAATCCTCAGCAAGCTGTTTGATTGACCTCAGTTTTTCAAGGATCTTTTCCACCTTGGAGTCATCTACATCTAGGAGGCTTGGTTGATCTTCCTTATTGATTGAAAAAGAGTTGAACTTTTTCCAAAGCACAACGTCGTCCTTCAAAAGGTTGATTTCCTGGACATAAGGTTTGACCAACGAAAATAATCGCTCGTCTGACTTTGAGGCTTCCACAAGAGCAGCTTTCAACTTTACAATATTTTCTTTTTGGGCGCTTGATAATAGAGGTAACATATCCAAAATTTCCCGCCTCTTAGAAACAATCAGACCCATTTGGTCGTcaatattcttgaaaggGCTGCTCTTAATAGCATTAGACCAGGACCCTAATTGCTCCTTCATTAAGTCCAATTCGGGGTTGTTCATTCCTTGAAGAGAACCACTCTTATATCTTGCCTCCAAGTCAGCCAAGAGTTTAGGCAAGTTGGTGA
Above is a genomic segment from Torulaspora globosa chromosome 1, complete sequence containing:
- the SEN54 gene encoding tRNA splicing endonuclease subunit SEN54 (ancestral locus Anc_8.559), which produces MSTEDHPQRPERATETTSKSDDVDEDEVAQDWSHAAKLSAKSMASSIPKRGEKDYEPDGTNLQELLLYRAREAMFDTLANSPRGSVVSNQVKAYYDQDYHGAVIPHAKGNFLQTMGNVDEKGRCWLKFHEFVYLAERGTVLPFYCNQRPEKQAGRFVEVPLSMQDVYSLFRSQAEMDLYFVFAHLKRLGFIVTTLDKKRSATASFYLEDDPNRRTVGAIWGSMFAFLKLETNSLMNVFFYSSWNFLLRRYTSSPQIYKDLKRLVPHRVPPKTIEALRMERARLQANRSKERFPIAFNVWKPQTRFRKKSPGLPDFQVVIHSKNDAAQTFPSYVDLQEIFYSLDYKFEFLSETDDEEFWINNTFIGGRPANIPKPKQGQTDECNSSKKGGKKDVAAHVKQARRLKNGYRSFLLAIIDDGLISFVKISEADFGSEDVWFIPYKRPRDRKEVNKSKDSFGNKGIHTTSLK
- the BRO1 gene encoding Bro1p (ancestral locus Anc_8.560), giving the protein MRTYLLELKSKDTEPIDWKKGLASYLRRSYGSGQWSQFYNEKLADEFDRLRNNANGELAPEALLEQNLVYYAFLEHLHLRLGNNSGQLKLDFTWYEAEYSGSGNPQKCSQHNLVLEKSCTLFNIGVLYTQVARAKLSGDLKESVSYLSKAVASFRFLSENFLNSPSADLQAENTEFLADVAHAEAQELFVLRLINGTDPAKQASLISKLAYAVANLNERCSRFYEEAEENATGYGETKWRAILKCKVHFYKAVTAYYYAIFLEQQSKYGDALAFLKVAKASLISSLIYKSHLADFIDFQSFKESVEIKEKQISKDNDYIYHDIVPQTVELEAVKSMDAIKSPDWPKQLDPYMEQVASKCDVLFKGIVPIEIYERESIYSEEKATFLRKKIDASETANWEYASFVEFTNLPKLLADLEARYKSGSLQGMNNPELDLMKEQLGSWSNAIKSSPFKNIDDQMGLIVSKRREILDMLPLLSSAQKENIVKLKAALVEASKSDERLFSLVKPYVQEINLLKDDVVLWKKFNSFSINKEDQPSLLDVDDSKVEKILEKLRSIKQLAEDLKLLKEERSRNLGELKEALNKDDITKILLLHGKKMDTELKQVFESEMEKFQPFGSRIEATIFKQTSTINDIKFQLDEVFKLSGFQNTSKLEMESFEECKGFVDKLNVAFENFGTFCNDLPKGLAFYDSLLKMSRDLLVMSQAEANNNQTGPSNEELLSTGHKLQKLSISDSQPEIPPRTYAKGISSLPAGATPLGYQSPGAWSSNSPQSRPSVPPVPPKPPASFVSKPLDYDEQELQKNPTSFYNKPSVFDENLYSKFSG